A single genomic interval of uncultured Sphaerochaeta sp. harbors:
- a CDS encoding AI-2E family transporter, with protein sequence MTEKPFSGNKYIQIFLGVIVTLAVFAALKMSKDVMIPLVLSFFCYLLFSPLLRRLDRLHVPKIISVIFVMALLLFLFLATGWFIIITVDTLVDLVPFYVEKVVSLDRLLTSRASSFIDLPEGASFLSILPVNWSNIAISSLTSISNKFLSITKVALLVYIFVLFLLLERQSVIPKLLAAIPRSKGMKVAVMFERITRQTSKYLLLKVVISLCTGALFFLTAVVTGLDLPILWGVLAFIFNFIPSIGSVIVTTIVIFMSLIQFAPDWTNVFYVAILAISTQMILGNIIDPRLQGGQLNLSPFVILVSLSLWGFIWGLPGMFISVPLTSVLQILCANIKSLRPIAILISSGKSYQRETAKQKALERYLRKQDKLKRGEHPTAEHINEAQEKEAHENYHRGDFVLPENFGDKK encoded by the coding sequence ATGACAGAAAAACCGTTCTCAGGAAATAAGTACATCCAAATATTCCTTGGAGTCATTGTAACATTGGCAGTGTTTGCTGCTCTAAAGATGTCGAAAGATGTAATGATTCCTCTCGTTCTTTCGTTTTTCTGTTATCTGTTATTCAGCCCATTACTTCGTAGGCTCGATAGACTCCATGTGCCAAAAATCATCTCAGTCATCTTCGTTATGGCTCTATTGCTCTTCCTGTTTCTTGCTACAGGCTGGTTCATCATCATCACCGTCGATACCTTGGTTGACCTGGTACCATTCTATGTAGAGAAAGTGGTCTCACTGGACCGACTGCTCACCAGCAGGGCAAGTTCCTTTATTGATCTTCCTGAAGGTGCCTCCTTCCTATCCATACTGCCCGTGAACTGGTCGAATATTGCCATCAGCAGCCTGACCTCCATCAGCAACAAGTTCCTCTCGATTACCAAGGTTGCGCTGTTGGTCTATATTTTTGTGCTTTTCCTGTTGCTGGAACGGCAGAGTGTAATTCCCAAGTTGCTGGCAGCCATTCCTAGAAGCAAGGGTATGAAAGTTGCGGTCATGTTTGAACGCATTACCCGCCAGACCTCCAAGTACCTGCTGCTGAAAGTGGTGATCAGCTTATGTACTGGTGCACTTTTCTTTCTCACCGCAGTGGTCACTGGGCTCGATCTTCCCATTCTCTGGGGAGTCCTGGCATTCATATTCAACTTCATTCCTTCCATTGGGTCAGTCATCGTGACAACCATTGTCATCTTTATGTCCTTGATCCAGTTTGCACCTGATTGGACCAATGTCTTTTACGTGGCAATTCTTGCAATAAGCACCCAGATGATCCTGGGGAACATCATTGACCCTCGCCTGCAAGGAGGGCAACTCAATCTGTCGCCCTTTGTAATTCTTGTCTCGCTTTCGCTCTGGGGCTTCATCTGGGGACTTCCCGGAATGTTTATCTCTGTACCCCTGACCAGTGTGTTGCAGATTCTCTGTGCAAATATCAAGAGTCTCAGACCGATTGCCATCCTGATAAGCAGTGGTAAGAGCTATCAGCGGGAGACGGCAAAGCAGAAAGCGTTGGAGCGTTATCTGCGAAAGCAGGATAAGCTCAAAAGGGGAGAGCATCCAACCGCTGAGCACATCAATGAAGCACAGGAGAAGGAAGCCCATGAGAACTACCACAGGGGTGACTTCGTTCTTCCGGAGAATTTCGGCGACAAGAAATGA
- a CDS encoding DNA repair protein: MIDFPTLSTEEATRYLNLPFSQSPKGYEAFAQTILGFYENHGRAFVWRETSDPYRILLSEVMLQQTQTSRVIPKYELFLSLWPTIKDLAGVELDELLYHWKGLGYNRRALNLRKSAIACGQWDWNLPRKQAELLSLPGVGKATAAAIGAFSYRERTIYLETNIRRVLLHCFYPDQEGVKDKELELLLARLVQLVEDPKAWYYALMDFGVLLKHLLPNANVRSAHYTKQAKFENSNRQIRGQLIHLLSDTGAKDQEQVTKLLSHFEEERVLYCLGQLEKEGFVEETEGTYRIAKA; the protein is encoded by the coding sequence ATGATTGATTTTCCTACACTTTCAACTGAAGAAGCAACACGCTATCTGAATCTACCTTTCAGTCAAAGCCCTAAAGGGTATGAAGCATTCGCACAGACAATCCTTGGCTTTTATGAAAACCATGGGAGAGCGTTTGTCTGGAGAGAGACCAGTGACCCCTATCGGATCCTGCTTTCCGAGGTAATGCTGCAACAGACCCAAACCAGTCGCGTCATTCCTAAGTATGAGTTGTTTCTCTCCCTGTGGCCCACAATCAAGGACTTGGCTGGGGTGGAGCTGGATGAGTTGCTGTACCACTGGAAGGGATTGGGCTATAACCGCAGGGCTCTGAATCTCCGTAAGAGTGCCATTGCATGTGGACAGTGGGACTGGAACCTACCCAGGAAGCAGGCTGAACTGCTCTCCTTGCCTGGGGTAGGGAAAGCAACCGCGGCCGCCATAGGTGCATTCAGTTACCGAGAGCGAACCATCTACCTTGAGACGAACATACGCAGGGTCCTTCTCCATTGCTTTTATCCTGACCAGGAAGGCGTGAAGGACAAGGAGTTGGAATTGTTGCTTGCTCGTTTAGTGCAGCTGGTTGAGGACCCAAAGGCGTGGTACTACGCACTGATGGATTTCGGTGTCTTGCTTAAACATCTTCTTCCCAATGCCAATGTGAGGAGTGCTCACTATACAAAACAGGCAAAATTCGAGAACTCCAACCGACAGATTCGTGGACAGTTGATCCACCTGCTCTCTGATACCGGTGCAAAAGACCAGGAACAGGTCACCAAATTGCTCTCCCACTTTGAAGAGGAGCGCGTACTGTACTGTCTTGGGCAGTTGGAAAAAGAGGGATTTGTTGAGGAAACAGAAGGTACCTATCGGATAGCTAAGGCCTAG
- a CDS encoding DMT family transporter: MNQALYLFLDMMTGMIISIMVVSNTLLGQATTMGVSLIVNHLIGLVILSLILLLGRKRPAINGPGRKVPWYLMFNGLFGLAILNLNYTTVLHTGASLAMASTVFGQSFCSLVFDLTGWMGMQKRSLNRTKIFSLSVSAIGIIIMASGGTANFAFLYVMLGILAGALTMTQMVLNSTLALYEGPIRASHRNFIGGLLAGLVFYFLFQKEATIVGIQTIPQIPLLLVFGGGILAVFVVVSTSYVIVKIPAVYSALLLSSAQILMSLLIDYLFFDSFSLPLLIGALLMLLGMAGNLAADRKPRP; the protein is encoded by the coding sequence ATGAATCAGGCACTGTATCTCTTCCTCGACATGATGACCGGTATGATCATCTCCATCATGGTGGTCTCCAACACCCTCCTGGGGCAGGCTACCACCATGGGTGTCTCATTAATTGTCAATCATCTGATCGGATTGGTCATACTCTCCCTTATCCTGCTCCTTGGCAGGAAGAGGCCAGCCATCAATGGTCCAGGAAGAAAAGTCCCCTGGTATCTCATGTTCAATGGCCTGTTCGGCCTCGCCATCCTGAACCTGAACTACACGACCGTCTTACATACCGGAGCATCGCTTGCGATGGCTTCCACCGTATTCGGACAGAGTTTCTGTTCACTGGTGTTTGACCTCACTGGTTGGATGGGAATGCAAAAGCGTAGTCTTAACCGAACAAAGATTTTCAGTCTGAGTGTCAGTGCAATAGGAATCATCATCATGGCCAGCGGAGGTACAGCAAACTTTGCTTTCCTGTATGTTATGCTAGGCATCCTTGCAGGCGCACTTACCATGACACAGATGGTACTCAACAGTACACTTGCACTCTATGAGGGGCCTATACGTGCCTCACATAGGAATTTCATCGGCGGACTGTTGGCAGGCTTGGTCTTCTATTTCCTTTTCCAGAAGGAGGCAACAATCGTTGGGATTCAAACCATACCCCAGATCCCGCTGCTGCTTGTTTTTGGTGGAGGAATACTGGCAGTTTTTGTTGTGGTAAGTACCAGTTATGTCATCGTGAAGATTCCTGCTGTTTACTCTGCACTCCTGCTTTCATCTGCCCAGATCCTGATGAGCCTACTGATCGATTACCTCTTCTTTGATAGTTTCAGCCTACCGCTTCTCATAGGAGCACTCTTGATGCTGCTGGGTATGGCAGGGAATCTGGCTGCTGATAGGAAACCTAGGCCTTAG
- the cobT gene encoding nicotinate-nucleotide--dimethylbenzimidazole phosphoribosyltransferase, translating to MSIKAIDFSRQAVYETQLLAKAMPPNSLGRLGSLALKLALIKEGPLDSLSLLLFAADHGVVEEGVTHSPQQITYQQCCNFASGGGACSLFASLNHATISVIDVGVNHSFSEHEAVVDCKIDYGTRNFLQGPAMKREQCLQAMEAGRERVRYAIGEGAHAIAFGEMGVGNTTSASAVAAALTNLPVSAITGKGSGLSDAELEHKIAVIEHALALHPERDPLTVLCNLGGYEIAAICGGMLEAAEASLPILLDGFVVTSAALVANAMDKHFQEYLIPCHQSGMQGHRRMLESLGCGQPLLDLQMQLGEGTGALAAWPLVRLASHLLTDMTSFSDAQVTDSTKLLQSMGLV from the coding sequence ATGTCAATCAAAGCAATCGACTTCAGCCGGCAAGCTGTGTATGAAACCCAGTTGCTTGCAAAGGCAATGCCCCCAAACAGTCTCGGAAGGCTTGGATCCCTTGCGCTCAAGCTGGCGCTTATCAAGGAGGGCCCCCTTGACTCCCTTTCTCTCTTGCTGTTTGCAGCCGACCATGGGGTGGTGGAGGAGGGGGTAACCCATAGCCCTCAGCAGATCACCTACCAACAGTGTTGCAATTTTGCCTCCGGTGGCGGTGCGTGCAGTCTCTTCGCTTCCTTGAACCATGCAACAATTTCGGTAATCGATGTTGGGGTGAACCATTCATTTTCTGAACATGAAGCTGTAGTCGATTGCAAAATTGATTATGGGACAAGAAATTTCTTACAAGGTCCTGCAATGAAACGTGAGCAATGCCTTCAGGCAATGGAAGCAGGCAGAGAACGGGTTCGCTATGCAATTGGAGAAGGGGCCCATGCTATTGCATTTGGAGAGATGGGGGTGGGGAATACCACCAGTGCCTCGGCTGTAGCCGCTGCCCTTACCAATCTTCCAGTCTCGGCGATAACAGGAAAAGGATCTGGTCTTAGTGACGCCGAACTAGAGCATAAGATCGCAGTTATTGAACATGCCTTGGCCCTCCACCCAGAAAGGGATCCACTTACTGTGCTCTGTAATCTTGGAGGGTATGAAATAGCTGCCATCTGTGGTGGAATGCTGGAAGCTGCAGAGGCCTCTTTGCCCATACTTCTTGATGGCTTTGTCGTAACCAGTGCTGCCTTGGTAGCGAATGCCATGGACAAGCACTTTCAAGAGTATCTCATCCCCTGCCATCAGTCAGGAATGCAGGGACATAGAAGAATGCTGGAATCTCTTGGTTGTGGCCAGCCTCTCTTGGACCTACAGATGCAACTCGGGGAGGGGACCGGTGCATTGGCGGCCTGGCCCTTGGTACGTCTGGCAAGCCATTTGCTTACCGATATGACCAGCTTCTCTGATGCGCAGGTAACTGATAGCACGAAGCTGTTGCAATCAATGGGGTTGGTATGA
- the cbiR gene encoding cobamide remodeling phosphodiesterase CbiR has protein sequence MKPMRIGTTSYIIPDDILPNVRYLADKVDDIELVLFESEEMSNLPDEKTIRELSRLGESHDLSYTVHFPLDIYPGSANLDERMRFMRTVERIISLTEPLDPFGYVLHLTPESYGPVPCEDIERWTTCLDMSLEMMVSKYEAMRRMFCVETLSYPFSHVFPLVVRYDLSVTLDIGHIWLMGYPMQDNLDLLLPRTRIAHLHGVHDGKDHLGLDKGDPAQISQFLSAFLKQTNKDNRERVLTLEVFSEAELDASLSLLEKSHDMMGKDWGGRYGNH, from the coding sequence ATGAAACCTATGCGAATTGGAACAACAAGCTACATCATCCCAGATGATATCCTGCCAAATGTACGGTATCTTGCCGACAAGGTGGATGATATTGAACTGGTACTCTTTGAAAGTGAAGAAATGAGCAATCTACCTGATGAGAAGACCATCAGGGAACTTTCACGATTGGGTGAATCACACGATTTAAGCTACACCGTGCATTTCCCCTTGGATATCTATCCCGGTTCAGCCAATCTGGATGAAAGAATGAGATTCATGCGAACCGTTGAGAGGATCATCTCCCTTACTGAGCCTCTTGATCCCTTCGGTTATGTATTGCACCTCACCCCAGAGTCCTATGGACCGGTGCCCTGTGAGGATATAGAACGTTGGACAACATGCCTTGATATGAGTCTTGAGATGATGGTGTCAAAGTATGAGGCTATGAGAAGAATGTTTTGTGTTGAGACCTTGAGCTATCCATTCTCGCATGTATTTCCTCTGGTGGTGCGCTATGACCTCTCTGTTACGCTCGATATCGGGCATATCTGGCTGATGGGGTACCCCATGCAGGATAATCTTGACTTACTCTTGCCGAGAACCCGCATTGCACACCTTCACGGCGTTCATGACGGTAAGGATCATCTGGGTCTGGATAAGGGAGACCCAGCCCAGATAAGCCAGTTCCTCTCTGCCTTCTTGAAGCAAACCAATAAAGACAACAGAGAGAGGGTGCTTACCTTGGAGGTTTTTTCTGAGGCAGAGTTGGACGCTTCCCTCTCCCTCTTAGAGAAAAGCCATGATATGATGGGAAAAGACTGGGGAGGTAGATATGGCAACCATTGA
- the cobU gene encoding bifunctional adenosylcobinamide kinase/adenosylcobinamide-phosphate guanylyltransferase, translated as MATIDMKKTLVKGYPLRPAKGTMVSTAGSMRIHTKIKSGVTLVIGGGRSGKSSYAQDYALGVCDGTQSRAYIATAEPIDEEMKARIAAHQRDRADRFITVEEPLNLAKAIQDLPPSVEVCIVDCLTVWLGNLLHHKGIPEKRFPEEDALYEVLKHPPCEILLITNETGLGLIPADAESRSFRDLSGWMNQDLAEISTNVILMVAGLPLALKGKIL; from the coding sequence ATGGCAACCATTGATATGAAGAAGACTCTCGTAAAGGGATATCCGCTGCGGCCGGCAAAAGGCACGATGGTCTCCACCGCTGGGTCCATGAGAATCCACACAAAGATCAAGAGTGGGGTTACGCTGGTTATCGGGGGAGGCCGAAGCGGAAAGAGTTCCTATGCCCAGGACTATGCCTTGGGAGTATGTGACGGTACCCAGTCACGCGCCTATATTGCCACCGCCGAACCGATTGATGAGGAGATGAAGGCACGGATTGCAGCCCACCAGAGGGATCGCGCTGATCGATTCATTACCGTTGAGGAACCCCTTAACCTTGCAAAGGCCATACAGGATCTCCCTCCATCAGTCGAGGTCTGTATTGTTGACTGTCTTACTGTTTGGTTGGGAAACCTCCTTCATCATAAAGGAATCCCTGAGAAAAGATTCCCTGAGGAAGATGCTCTCTATGAGGTTCTCAAGCATCCCCCTTGTGAAATTCTCCTTATAACCAATGAAACAGGCCTTGGGCTTATTCCTGCAGATGCAGAGAGTCGCTCCTTCAGGGACTTGAGTGGATGGATGAACCAGGACCTAGCAGAGATTTCCACAAATGTAATTTTGATGGTTGCAGGCCTTCCCCTTGCCCTTAAGGGAAAGATCCTGTGA
- the cobS gene encoding adenosylcobinamide-GDP ribazoletransferase, with the protein MITLGLGGALRTLTRFPLPYRALEKEQRILFWFPLVGSLFGLFFVATSLLPFSPQIRSALIIALSAYLSRGFHLDGLCDFADGLGGGWDKERSLAIMKDSHSGAFALITLFCVLLIQYAALQQLADIPLALMLVPVLGRLNQVIAASLMNYAREGEGTASRLVRAAKPYHLVLPLLQVLIALALLFIFSSEYALNAVSSFLATLLVCFFLMLVSKKRLGGVTGDVLGAVEVLTETAAMLGFLLPLASGALPR; encoded by the coding sequence GTGATTACACTCGGTCTTGGAGGAGCCCTGCGTACCCTCACTCGTTTTCCGCTTCCTTACCGGGCCTTGGAGAAGGAACAACGAATCTTGTTCTGGTTTCCTCTTGTCGGGTCTCTCTTTGGTCTTTTTTTTGTAGCAACCTCCCTGCTTCCTTTTTCACCCCAGATTCGCTCAGCGCTCATTATTGCACTCTCTGCTTACCTTTCAAGGGGTTTCCACCTCGATGGACTCTGTGACTTTGCAGATGGGCTTGGAGGTGGATGGGACAAGGAACGTAGCCTCGCCATCATGAAGGACAGCCACAGCGGAGCCTTCGCCCTGATCACCCTGTTCTGTGTGCTCTTGATACAATACGCTGCCTTGCAGCAACTTGCCGATATTCCTTTGGCATTGATGCTGGTACCGGTTCTAGGCAGACTGAACCAGGTCATAGCAGCCTCCTTGATGAACTATGCAAGGGAAGGAGAGGGGACAGCCTCCCGCCTGGTACGTGCAGCAAAACCTTACCATCTTGTCCTCCCTCTCCTGCAGGTCCTTATCGCTCTAGCCCTATTGTTTATTTTTTCGAGTGAGTATGCACTGAATGCTGTATCTTCATTCCTTGCTACACTCCTCGTTTGTTTCTTCCTGATGCTGGTCAGCAAAAAGCGACTGGGAGGAGTAACCGGTGATGTATTGGGTGCTGTGGAGGTGCTCACTGAGACTGCTGCCATGCTTGGATTCCTTCTCCCTCTTGCATCGGGGGCCCTCCCTCGGTAA
- the thrH gene encoding bifunctional phosphoserine phosphatase/homoserine phosphotransferase ThrH, producing the protein MDIVCLDMEGVLVPEIWINVAERTGIEELKITTRDEPDYDKLMAGRIKILEEHNLKLKDIQDVIAQMGPMEGALSFLDSLRSMTQVVILSDTFSEFANPLMRQLNWPTIWCNSLEVDEDNRIIRHRMRLHDGKKKAIQALKALNYRTFAAGDSYNDLTMIQEADGGCLFRAPKNILEQYPHLQIAETYDEFLEIIKEFLD; encoded by the coding sequence ATGGATATTGTGTGTCTTGATATGGAAGGGGTCTTGGTTCCGGAGATTTGGATCAACGTAGCAGAGCGAACAGGTATCGAGGAGCTGAAGATTACCACCCGCGATGAGCCGGATTATGACAAGCTAATGGCTGGACGGATCAAAATTCTTGAGGAACATAACCTGAAGCTGAAGGATATCCAGGATGTCATCGCCCAGATGGGTCCCATGGAAGGTGCACTCTCTTTTCTCGATTCACTGCGATCGATGACCCAGGTTGTTATTCTCAGCGATACGTTCAGCGAGTTTGCCAATCCTCTCATGCGTCAGCTCAATTGGCCTACCATCTGGTGTAATAGCCTGGAAGTTGATGAGGATAACCGCATCATCCGACACAGAATGCGCCTACATGACGGCAAGAAGAAAGCCATCCAAGCGTTGAAGGCCCTCAACTACCGTACCTTTGCGGCTGGAGATTCCTACAACGACCTTACCATGATCCAGGAAGCGGATGGTGGTTGCTTGTTCCGTGCCCCCAAGAACATACTGGAGCAGTATCCCCATCTGCAGATAGCCGAGACCTATGATGAGTTCCTGGAGATCATCAAGGAGTTCTTGGACTGA
- a CDS encoding S-adenosyl-l-methionine hydroxide adenosyltransferase family protein, protein MKRKLRDSLVALQAWKERKTVVFLSDFGMSDGAVSAMHGVANGVSNLLRLEDLTHEIPQFNIWEASYRLVQALPYWAKGTVFVCVVDPGVGSDRKSVVALSESGHLIVTPDNGTLTHVADSIGILEVRMINVDTHRLSGSQKSHTFHGRDVYAYTGARLASGDLDYEEIGPLVPKTVKLKMERSRIEGSSLVGSVDILDARYGSLWTNISADFLDELSLGNGDMLQTTISYNGRIVYGYELPICKSFTEVGKGEPLIYINSLLNLAVALNQGNFATTYGIGTGEGWKISFSVIE, encoded by the coding sequence ATGAAAAGGAAACTGCGCGATAGCTTGGTAGCCTTACAGGCTTGGAAGGAGCGGAAGACAGTCGTATTTCTCAGTGATTTCGGCATGTCAGACGGAGCAGTAAGTGCCATGCATGGGGTGGCCAACGGGGTGTCCAATCTCCTAAGATTGGAGGATCTTACCCATGAAATTCCTCAATTCAACATCTGGGAGGCCTCCTACCGACTGGTACAAGCACTTCCCTATTGGGCCAAGGGCACAGTCTTTGTCTGTGTGGTCGATCCTGGGGTAGGATCGGACCGAAAAAGCGTTGTCGCCTTGAGTGAGAGTGGGCATCTGATCGTCACCCCTGACAACGGAACGCTGACCCATGTAGCAGACAGCATCGGGATTCTGGAGGTGAGGATGATCAATGTTGATACCCATCGTCTCTCAGGCAGCCAGAAAAGCCACACATTCCATGGAAGAGATGTATATGCATATACCGGGGCACGTTTGGCCTCTGGTGATCTGGACTACGAAGAAATTGGTCCATTGGTTCCAAAAACCGTCAAACTGAAAATGGAACGTTCCAGAATTGAAGGGTCCTCATTGGTAGGTTCGGTGGATATCCTCGATGCCCGCTATGGTTCTCTCTGGACCAATATCAGTGCTGACTTTTTGGATGAGCTTTCTCTGGGCAATGGGGATATGCTGCAGACAACCATCTCCTACAATGGCCGTATCGTCTATGGATACGAGCTTCCCATCTGCAAATCCTTCACAGAAGTGGGGAAGGGTGAGCCTCTTATCTACATCAACAGTCTCCTCAATCTTGCAGTTGCCCTGAATCAGGGGAATTTTGCTACAACCTACGGAATTGGCACAGGTGAGGGGTGGAAAATCAGTTTTTCGGTGATAGAATGA
- a CDS encoding ECF-type riboflavin transporter substrate-binding protein: protein MEQNKGMQPVRIVVIIAIGAALYGVGGLVSIPVFANTTIKPAMAILALFAAVFGPIVGFLVGFLGHWLTDLFAGWGVWPTWMLGSGIVGIAIGLFPAMSKNCVEKGDLPRSSIGLFILLAFLGNFIGYMISALLDFLFFAEPMDKVITQQLIIAFSNTVVIAILGTLLLLLVVKRNKSREGLTRDEEA from the coding sequence ATGGAACAGAACAAAGGAATGCAACCGGTACGCATTGTTGTGATCATTGCCATCGGTGCAGCTCTCTATGGAGTGGGGGGACTGGTAAGTATCCCGGTCTTCGCCAACACCACCATCAAGCCTGCCATGGCTATTCTTGCCTTGTTTGCAGCTGTCTTTGGACCAATCGTTGGTTTCTTGGTAGGATTCCTCGGTCACTGGCTGACCGACCTGTTTGCAGGATGGGGTGTTTGGCCTACGTGGATGCTTGGTAGTGGTATTGTGGGAATTGCGATCGGATTGTTTCCTGCTATGAGCAAGAACTGTGTTGAAAAAGGAGATCTTCCCCGTTCCTCAATCGGTTTGTTTATCCTGCTCGCTTTCCTGGGAAATTTCATCGGATACATGATCAGCGCACTACTTGATTTCCTCTTCTTCGCTGAGCCGATGGACAAGGTTATCACCCAGCAGTTGATCATTGCCTTCTCCAATACGGTTGTCATCGCCATACTTGGTACTCTCTTACTGCTGTTGGTTGTGAAACGCAACAAGAGCAGAGAAGGCCTTACCAGGGACGAAGAAGCCTAA